In Amia ocellicauda isolate fAmiCal2 chromosome 5, fAmiCal2.hap1, whole genome shotgun sequence, a genomic segment contains:
- the ankrd16 gene encoding ankyrin repeat domain-containing protein 16 isoform X1 translates to MFWLTSFLHVVNCKGRRACCIGTNMGEDTTLKYVVKLIQEGDLSLIKNELAGKDTLQCLIKRKHFGKSGDTMLHYAARHGHLDIVRFLIEEIGLDIELYNSDYKTALHEAASMSQRECVRYLVAKGAKIDSLKKADWTPLMMACTRRNLDIIKELTENGANAGLKNKDGWNCFHVACREGEPAVIEHLLQVCPGVWSTESKTLRTPLHTAAMHGCEDVVNILLDKCHYEPDCRDSCGVTPFMDALRNGHIEIAKQLMEKHQASFTVADNLGSQPLHQAAVTGQDGAIRFIVQELGVDASERATDIRLTALHYAAKEGHSSTIKTLISLGAALHAKDAKGRSALHMACAGQHAECVRVLLQAGLRDTEDGSGRTAKQLLKKQHVLKVFEELAGS, encoded by the exons ATGTTTTGGTTGACCAGTTTTCTACATGTTGTGAACTGCAAGGGGCGTCGTGCATGCTGTATTGG CACCAATATGGGTGAGGACACTACGCTGAAATATGTGGTAAAGCTAATCCAAGAAGGAGACCTGTCTCTGATTAAAAATGAGTTGGCAGGGAAGGACACGCTGCAGTGCCTGATAAAAAGGAAGCATTTCGGGAAATCTGGCGATACGATGTTACATTATGCAGCCAGACACGGCCATTTGGACATTGTGAGATTTTTAATAGAAGAGATAGGGTTGGACATCGAGCTTTATAACAGTGATTACAAGACAGCATTGCACGAAGCGGCTTCCATGAGCCAGAGGGAGTGTGTCCGCTACCTGGTTGCCAAAGGGGCGAAAATAGACAGTTTGAAAAAGGCTGACTG GACACCTCTCATGATGGCCTGTACAAGAAGAAACCTGGATATTATCAAGGAGTTGACAGAGAATGGCGCAAACGCAGGTCTGAAGAACAAGGATGGCTGGAACTGTTTTCACGTTGCATGTCGAGAAGGAGAACCTGCTGTCATTGAGCACCTGCTGCAGGTCTGTCCCGGAGTGTGGAGCACTGAGAGCAAGACTCTGAGAACTCCGCTGCACACCGCAG CAATGCATGGATGTGAAGATGTTGTCAATATCCTGTTAGATAA ATGCCACTATGAGCCTGACTGCAGAGACAGCTGTGGAGTTACTCCTTTCATGGACGCATTAAGGAACGGGCACATTGAAATTGCGAAACAGCTGATGGAAAAGCATCAG GCCTCTTTCACAGTTGCTGATAACTTAGGGTCACAGCCTTTACACCAGGCTGCCGTCACAGGTCAGGATGGAGCGATACGCTTCATCGTCCAAGAATTGGGAGTGGATGCGAGTGAAAGAGCCACTGACATCAGACTAACTGCTCTGCACTATGCAGCTAAG GAAGGCCATAGCAGTACGATAAAGACGCTCATTTCATTAGGAGCCGCTCTTCATGCTAAGGATGCTAAAGGAAGGTCAG CTTTGCACATGGCTTGTGCAGGCCAGCATGCAGAGTGTGTGAGAGTCCTTCTCCAAGCTGGCTTGAGAGACACAGAAGACGGCTCAGGCAGAACAGCCAAACAGCTCCTCAAGAAACAACATGTGCTGAAGGTTTTTGAAGAGCTAGCTGGAtcttaa
- the ankrd16 gene encoding ankyrin repeat domain-containing protein 16 isoform X2 — translation MGEDTTLKYVVKLIQEGDLSLIKNELAGKDTLQCLIKRKHFGKSGDTMLHYAARHGHLDIVRFLIEEIGLDIELYNSDYKTALHEAASMSQRECVRYLVAKGAKIDSLKKADWTPLMMACTRRNLDIIKELTENGANAGLKNKDGWNCFHVACREGEPAVIEHLLQVCPGVWSTESKTLRTPLHTAAMHGCEDVVNILLDKCHYEPDCRDSCGVTPFMDALRNGHIEIAKQLMEKHQASFTVADNLGSQPLHQAAVTGQDGAIRFIVQELGVDASERATDIRLTALHYAAKEGHSSTIKTLISLGAALHAKDAKGRSALHMACAGQHAECVRVLLQAGLRDTEDGSGRTAKQLLKKQHVLKVFEELAGS, via the exons ATGGGTGAGGACACTACGCTGAAATATGTGGTAAAGCTAATCCAAGAAGGAGACCTGTCTCTGATTAAAAATGAGTTGGCAGGGAAGGACACGCTGCAGTGCCTGATAAAAAGGAAGCATTTCGGGAAATCTGGCGATACGATGTTACATTATGCAGCCAGACACGGCCATTTGGACATTGTGAGATTTTTAATAGAAGAGATAGGGTTGGACATCGAGCTTTATAACAGTGATTACAAGACAGCATTGCACGAAGCGGCTTCCATGAGCCAGAGGGAGTGTGTCCGCTACCTGGTTGCCAAAGGGGCGAAAATAGACAGTTTGAAAAAGGCTGACTG GACACCTCTCATGATGGCCTGTACAAGAAGAAACCTGGATATTATCAAGGAGTTGACAGAGAATGGCGCAAACGCAGGTCTGAAGAACAAGGATGGCTGGAACTGTTTTCACGTTGCATGTCGAGAAGGAGAACCTGCTGTCATTGAGCACCTGCTGCAGGTCTGTCCCGGAGTGTGGAGCACTGAGAGCAAGACTCTGAGAACTCCGCTGCACACCGCAG CAATGCATGGATGTGAAGATGTTGTCAATATCCTGTTAGATAA ATGCCACTATGAGCCTGACTGCAGAGACAGCTGTGGAGTTACTCCTTTCATGGACGCATTAAGGAACGGGCACATTGAAATTGCGAAACAGCTGATGGAAAAGCATCAG GCCTCTTTCACAGTTGCTGATAACTTAGGGTCACAGCCTTTACACCAGGCTGCCGTCACAGGTCAGGATGGAGCGATACGCTTCATCGTCCAAGAATTGGGAGTGGATGCGAGTGAAAGAGCCACTGACATCAGACTAACTGCTCTGCACTATGCAGCTAAG GAAGGCCATAGCAGTACGATAAAGACGCTCATTTCATTAGGAGCCGCTCTTCATGCTAAGGATGCTAAAGGAAGGTCAG CTTTGCACATGGCTTGTGCAGGCCAGCATGCAGAGTGTGTGAGAGTCCTTCTCCAAGCTGGCTTGAGAGACACAGAAGACGGCTCAGGCAGAACAGCCAAACAGCTCCTCAAGAAACAACATGTGCTGAAGGTTTTTGAAGAGCTAGCTGGAtcttaa
- the gdi2 gene encoding rab GDP dissociation inhibitor beta: MNEEYDVIVLGTGLTECILSGIMSVKGKKVLHMDRNSYYGGESASITPLEDLYKRFSLPGNPPESMGKGRDWNVDLIPKFLMANGQLVRMLLITQVTRYLDFKVIEGSFVYKGGKIYKVPSTETEALSSNLMGLFEKRRFRKFLVFVANFDENDPKTLEGVDPKKSTMRDVYKKFDLGQDVIDFTGHALALYRTDEYLDQPCLESLQRIKLYSESLARYGKSPYLYPLYGLGELPQGFARLSAIYGGTYMLNKPIEEIVVENGKVVGVKSEGEIARCKQLICDPSYISDRVTKVGQVIRVICIMNHPIKSTNDANSCQIIIPQNQVNRKSDIYVCMISYAHNVAAQGKYIAIVSTTVETSDPEKEIKPALDLLEPVEQKFVSISDQYGPTDLGTESQIFISRSYDATTHFETTCDDIKDIYKRMMGTEFDFAEMERKKTDIFGDVDQ, encoded by the exons ATGAATGAAGAATATGATGTAATCGTCTTGGGGACCGGACTCACG GAATGCATCCTCTCGGGCATCATGTCGGTGAAGGGGAAGAAGGTGCTTCACATGGATCGCAACTCGTACTATGGGGGGGAGAGTGCTTCCATCACGCCTCTGGAAGAT CTCTACAAAAGATTCAGCCTCCCTGGAAACCCCCCGGAGTCCATGGGAAAGGGGAGAGATTGGAATGTAGACCTTATCCCCAAGTTTCTCATGGCCAATG GTCAGCTTGTTAGGATGTTGCTGATCACTCAAGTGACTCGTTACCTGGACTTCAAGGTGATCGAGGGCAGCTTCGTCTACAAAGGAGGGAAGATTTACAAGGTCCCTTCCACTGAAACAGAAGCCCTGTCCTCCA ATCTGATGGGCCTCTTTGAGAAACGACGGTTCCGAAAGTTCTTAGTGTTTGTTGCCAACTTCGATGAGAATGACCCTAAAACCTTAGAGGGTGTTGATCCAAAGAAGAGCACAATGCGAGATGTTTACAAGAAGTTCGACCTGGGCCAGGATGTCATTGATTTCACAGGCCACGCACTCGCTCTGTACAGGACTGATGA GTATTTGGACCAGCCATGCCTTGAGAGTTTACAAAGGATTAAACTTTACAGTGAATCTCTGGCAAGATATGGTAAAAGCCCTTACCTTTACCCCCTGTATGGGCTTGGAGAGTTGCCACAGGGATTTGCAAG ATTAAGTGCCATTTATGGAGGAACCTACATGCTGAACAAACCCATTGAGGAGATCGTTGTCGAGAATGGGAAAGTTGTTGGAGTCAAGTCAGAGGGGGAG ATTGCCCGCTGTAAGCAGCTGATCTGTGACCCCAGCTACATCAGTGACCGGGTGACGAAAGTGGGTCAGGTGATCAGGGTCATCTGCATCATGAACCACCCCATCAAAAGCACCAACGATGCCAACTCATGCCAGATCATCATTCCACAGAACCAAGTCAACAGGAAATCTG ATATCTACGTGTGCATGATTTCCTATGCTCACAATGTCGCCGCACAAGGAAAGTACATTGCCATCGTGAGCACTACAGTGGAGACCAGTGACCCAGAGAAAGAGATCAAGCCTGCTCTGGACCTGCTGGAGCCGGTTGAACAGAA gtTTGTCAGTATCAGTGATCAGTATGGTCCAACTGATCTGGGAACTGAGAGCCAG ATCTTCATTTCCCGTTCTTATGATGCCACGACCCACTTCGAGACCACCTGCGACGACATCAAAGACATCTACAAGAGGATGATGGGCACAGAATTTGACTTTGCAGAAATGGAGCGCAAGAAGACTGACATCTTTGGAGATGTCGatcagtaa